From one Rhodamnia argentea isolate NSW1041297 chromosome 1, ASM2092103v1, whole genome shotgun sequence genomic stretch:
- the LOC115752831 gene encoding putative pectinesterase/pectinesterase inhibitor 28 has translation MSDGSDPKRKRRIAIIVVSSFVLVVIGAAVSIGVYTTSSSGPASKSSEKTSEISASIKAIEGICQPTDYKEACVRSLKEAGVNSTDPKELIKASFKAAMNHIAEAAKKSTVLKELEKSPRGQQALKNCKDLMEYAIDDLERSFDELGKLEYGKLDDALEDLKIWLSAAVTYQETCLDGFQNTTGNAGEKMREILKSSSKLTSNVLSMVDEISLALAKLNIQFRRRLLSDSNNVIGHGDDISTWVTSLQKRKLLAEEEGTGPNDPPVLLEPPMLLGKRKLLGKSVAALRPNLVVAKDGSGRFRTINEALKHIPLKSNKTFVIHIKAGVYKEQVVFDKKMTNVMVVGDGPTKTRISFNKNYVDGLTTFKTATVSVFGDHFIARDIGFENSAGAIKHQAVALLVQSDMSVFHNCHMDGYQDTLYVHTKRQFYRDCTISGTIDFVFGDAAAVFQNCKMLVRKPLDNQQCIVTAQGRKERRQASALILQNCTITAAPSYAPVKRQFRSYLGRPWKIYSRTIIMESYIDDVIQPEGWLPWLGDFGLNTCFYTEYKNRGPGASTARRVKWKGIKTITPQHAVDFTAGRFMKGDRWIRTAGVPYVAGMLKA, from the exons ATGTCTGATGGGAGTGacccgaagaggaagaggagaattGCGATCATTGTGGTCTCGTCGTTCGTCCTGGTCGTGATCGGCGCCGCCGTGTCCATCGGGGTGTACACGACGAGCAGCTCCGGCCCGGCGTCGAAATCCAGCGAGAAAACCAGCGAGATCTCGGCCTCGATCAAGGCCATCGAGGGGATATGCCAGCCGACCGATTACAAAGAAGCATGCGTGCGGAGCCTCAAGGAGGCCGGCGTGAACTCCACCGACCCCAAGGAGCTCATCAAAGCCAGCTTTAAAGCTGCGATGAACCACATTGCCGAGGCCGCGAAGAAATCGACCGTTCTGAAAGAGCTGGAGAAGTCCCCGAGAGGGCAGCAGGCCCTAAAGAATTGCAAGGATTTGATGGAGTACGCGATCGACGACCTCGAGAGGTCGTTCGACGAATTGGGAAAGCTCGAGTACGGCAAGCTGGACGACGCGTTGGAGGACCTGAAAATCTGGCTCAGCGCTGCGGTCACCTACCAAGAGACCTGCTTGGACGGGTTCCAGAACACGACGGGCAACGCGGGCGAAAAGATGAGGGAGATATTGAAGAGCTCCTCCAAATTGACGAGCAATGTGCTCTCCATGGTCGACGAGATCTCCTTGGCCCTCGCTAAGCTGAACATCCAATTTAGACGCAGGCTCCTATCGGACAGCAACAACGTGATTGGACACGGCGACGACATCTCAACCTGGGTGACCAGCCTGCAGAAGCGCAAGCTGCTCGCGGAGGAGGAAGGGACCGGCCCCAACGATCCGCCCGTGCTCCTGGAGCCACCGATGCTGCTGGGGAAGCGAAAGCTTCTCGGCAAGAGCGTGGCCGCTCTGAGGCCGAATCTTGTGGTTGCCAAGGACGGGAGCGGGAGATTCAGGACCATAAATGAGGCCCTAAAGCACATTCCGTTGAAAAGCAACAAGACCTTTGTCATCCACATCAAGGCTGGGGTTTATAAGGAGCAGGTGGTGTTTGACAAGAAGATGACCAATGTCATGGTGGTCGGTGACGGCCCCACCAAGACCCGGATCAGCTTCAACAAGAACTATGTCGACGGCTTAACCACATTCAAAACCGCCACAGTTT CTGTCTTCGGAGACCACTTCATAGCGAGGGACATCGGGTTCGAGAACTCCGCCGGAGCAATCAAGCACCAGGCCGTGGCGCTGCTGGTCCAATCCGACATGTCCGTCTTCCACAACTGCCACATGGACGGCTACCAGGACACGCTCTACGTGCACACCAAGCGCCAGTTCTACCGGGACTGCACCATCTCCGGCACGATCGACTTCGTGTTCGGGGATGCGGCTGCCGTCTTCCAGAACTGCAAGATGCTTGTCCGGAAGCCGCTGGACAACCAGCAGTGCATCGTGACAGCTCAGGGGAGGAAGGAGAGGCGCCAGGCGTCCGCGCTCATCCTCCAGAACTGCACAATCACCGCCGCCCCCTCATACGCGCCCGTCAAGAGGCAGTTCCGCTCATACCTCGGGAGGCCATGGAAGATCTACTCGAGGACAATAATCATGGAGTCGTACATCGACGACGTAATACAGCCCGAGGGGTGGTTGCCTTGGCTCGGCGACTTCGGGCTCAACACCTGCTTCTACACCGAGTATAAGAACCGAGGACCCGGCGCGAGCACCGCCAGGCGCGTGAAGTGGAAGGGCATCAAGACGATCACGCCGCAGCACGCTGTGGACTTCACAGCGGGGCGATTCATGAAGGGCGACAGGTGGATTCGCACGGCCGGAGTGCCGTACGTTGCTGGGATGCTGAAAGCTTGA